In one Capricornis sumatraensis isolate serow.1 chromosome 1, serow.2, whole genome shotgun sequence genomic region, the following are encoded:
- the CSNK2A2IP gene encoding casein kinase II subunit alpha'-interacting protein → MVPLAYYDQHFVPLEHSYQLAATSSLRCQYADEKFNQPNNQSVVRVQSCSNNLIVPPPSSSQKIQRCSELPSVKSQDTVSGDCHNRVQKSPLSHSKHQATPSLHLQRRTPLWPNKKALSSPLSHPKPQNTSSFDLIKTLSPEPSQTDWSSQLSFPNPQNTSSLDLFRTSPSLKSIRRVSSSSLYAVKHQETPSPDYLWTSSSLEPNQRAFNSALPQSKPQKASSLDSLRSSLLEHDQRCLSSPSLSSTSQINDLFQTSPEAHHLEPSQMTLSSSLPDARLQTPAVLRSSSSVLRLPLSNSKPSKSPLPYSVHQSKSLPLFQPKILDHDFRAPSSAMCHSRLQNTTSPSDKHKATDLSSPHPKPNVSGQSKLSSRHSMRNTAALTVGSRLQRKSSVGHYEQTRPSKEIPWTLDYTQPCIVKGGTVPDDVVNKIVNSLSKTRIQRDLCRQILFRRMRGRPNPRPGPRLSSSYMVCLACASCIKSQCGHLTGRKDPHAATLFVIPTPELTPEKEIMVKLLFILSLPETTFLLPVKENQPDEAPEDTLEGMEKIANILPTSESDITQGANEKKTWLTVAPKKQAVSQQPQAVDWLLYVKKSSNPQFQCVLPSSSSSMSLSSSSSSSSSSSSFPTVAPLPPPPPPPKESTVSDRVFTKLLSYHRLPPGVSWLEFICSKNHQPLPGTPRPSQSPSPTARPMRNSTTVKRRKGPKTVFKIFQTKFQNERNLD, encoded by the coding sequence ATGGTGCCACTAGCATATTATGATCAACACTTCGTGCCATTAGAACACTCTTACCAACTGGCTGCAACCAGCTCATTAAGATGTCAATACGCAGATGAAAAATTCAATCAACCCAATAACCAGTCTGTGGTCAGAGTACAATCCTGTAGTAATAACCTTATAGTACCTCCACCGAGCTCTAGCCAGAAGATACAGAGATGCTCAGAATTGCCCTCTGTCAAGTCTCAGGACACAGTTTCAGGGGACTGCCATAACAGGGTTCAAAAATCACCATTATCTCACTCCAAACATCAGGCCACACCTTCACTACACCTCCAGCGGAGAACTCCCTTGTGGCCTAATAAGAAAGCCCTGAGCTCGCCTTTGTCCCACCCTAAACCTCAGAACACATCTTCTTTTGACCTCATTAAGACATTGTCACCAGAACCCAGTCAAACAGACTGGAGTTCACAGTTATCCTTTCCTAACCCTCAGAATACATCTTCCCTAGATCTTTTCCGGACATCACCTTCACTGAAGTCTATTCGAAGAGTGTCAAGTTCATCACTATATGCTGTAAAACATCAAGAAACTCCTTCCCCAGACTACCTATGGACATCATCATCTTTGGAACCTAATCAAAGAGCCTTTAACTCAGCACTACCCCAGTCCAAGCCTCAGAAAGCCTCTTCATTGGACAGCCTACGGTCATCTTTGTTAGAGCACGATCAAAGATGTTTGAGCTCACCATCACTCAGCTCTACATCTCAAATAAATGACTTGTTTCAGACATCACCTGAAGCCCATCATTTGGAGCCTAGTCAAATGACTCTGAGCTCATCATTACCTGATGCCAGACTTCAGACACCAGCTGTATTGAGGTCCAGTTCCAGCGTTCTGAGATTACCATTGTCCAATTCAAAACCAAGCAAGTCACCTTTACCATACTCTGTCCACCAGTCAAAGAGTTTGCCATTGTTCCAGCCCAAAATACTTGATCATGACTTCAGGGCCCCAAGCTCAGCAATGTGTCACTCCAGATTGCAGAACACCACGTCACCAAGTGACAAACACAAAGCCACAGATCTTTCCTCACCTCATCCCAAACCAAATGTCTCAGGTCAATCAAAATTAAGCTCCAGGCACTCCATGAGGAACACAGCTGCTTTAACAGTGGGCTCCAGACTCCAGCGTAAAAGCAGTGTTGGTCATTATGAACAGACAAGACCCAGtaaagaaattccatggactttagaTTACACTCAACCCTGCATTGTTAAAGGTGGAACTGTCCCTGATGATGTTGTAAATAAAATTGTCAATTCTCTATCCAAGACCAGAATCCAGAGGGATctctgtaggcagattctctttCGAAGGATGAGGGGAAGACCAAATCCTCGTCCTGGTCCCCGCCTTTCATCAAGTTATATGGTTTGTTTAGCCTGTGCTTCCTGCATAAAATCTCAATGTGGCCATCTTACAGGAAGGAAAGACCCCCATGCTGCCACACTATTTGTCATCCCAACACCTGAACTCACTCCTGAGAAAGAGATAATGGTGAAACTACTTTTTATCCTTTCTCTACCAGAGACTACTTTTTTACTTCCTGTGAAAGAAAATCAGCCTGATGAAGCCCCTGAAGACACTCTTGAAGGAATGGAGAAGATAGCAAACATTTTGCCTACATCAGAATCTGATATCACTCAGGGAGCTAATGAGAAGAAGACCTGGCTGACAGTAGCCCCCAAAAAACAAGCTGTAAGCCAACAGCCCCAGGCTGTAGACTGGCTGCTGTATGTGAAGAAAAGCAGTAACCCTCAGTTCCAGTGTGTACTcccatcctcttcctcctccatgtCTTTGTCCTCCTCATCTtcttcatcttcctcctcctcttcctttcccaCTGTAGCCCCCttaccccctcctcctcctcctccaaaagAGTCTACGGTCTCAGACCGTGTGTTTACTAAGTTACTTAGTTACCACCGGTTGCCCCCAGGGGTCTCCTGGCTTGAGTTTATATGTAGTAAAAATCACCAGCCACTTCCTGGAACACCACGTCCAAGTCagtcaccatctcccacagcaaGGCCTATGAGGAatagcaccacagttaaaaggagaaaggggcccaAGACAGTGTTCAAAATTTTCCAGACAAAGTTTCAAAATGAGAGAAATCTTGATTAA